One region of Salvia miltiorrhiza cultivar Shanhuang (shh) chromosome 3, IMPLAD_Smil_shh, whole genome shotgun sequence genomic DNA includes:
- the LOC131017315 gene encoding putative NAC domain-containing protein 94, giving the protein MASQLPSYYPFNEFTPPPSYPPLAAGSLWVEDYPPYDQSSELDGGGGGNYNPGFKFRPTDEELIIHYLQPEFLNASLPQTRIINHADIYDYEPHQLSGLVNEDHGDGKMYFYTWIKKIGKSKTDRSIKSKKGNWKPTQAPKEIKGSRSGSIIGYKTSFKYYEGKQKTQWLMQEYKLNTSHHSSRQLVLAVVYFHRQKSRGDNNNDC; this is encoded by the exons ATGGCTTCGCAGCTGCCGTCATATTATCCATTCAACGAATTTACGCCGCCGCCGTCGTATCCGCCATTGGCCGCCGGCTCTCTCTGGGTCGAAGACTATCCGCCTTATGATCAATCGTCCGAGttagacggcggcggcggcggcaattATAATCCCGGGTTCAAGTTCCGGCCGACCGACGAGGAGCTGATCATCCACTACCTTCAGCCGGAGTTTCTTAATGCCTCTCTGCCGCAGACAAGGATCATCAATCATGCAGATATCTACGACTACGAGCCACACCAGCTTTCTG GTTTGGTTAACGAAGATCATGGAGATGGGAAGATGTATTTCTATACTTGGATAAAGAAGATTGGAAAATCCAAGACAGATCGAAGCATAAAATCGAAGAAGGGGAATTGGAAGCCAACTCAGGCCCCCAAAGAAATCAAGGGTAGTAGAAGTGGAAGTATCATTGGGTACAAAACATCTTTTAAGTATTATGAAGGCAAACAGAAAACCCAATGGCTGATGCAAGAATACAAGCTCAACACTTCACACCATTCTTCTCGACAACTTGTGCTCGCAGTAGTCTACTTTCATCGCCAGAAAAGCAGAGGCGACAACAACAATGACTGCTGA
- the LOC131018245 gene encoding uncharacterized protein LOC131018245, which translates to MVIGLLPKVFSQLAGTKDVWCWKATSNGKYSTKSAYACIEEQRERSVQVLLIKNHLVKVWGAAAPQKAKVGAWRALRNRLPTCDNLKRRNIPLDEVDAVCSACFHHNESVNHLLLKCPKTEMVWVEIHRWIGISTAQPQLINMHFESFINLGTGKENEKFLTALWICTVWQLWKKRNECRFDGKGWEPKNLNKDFEGHSFGFDAFLKKCEC; encoded by the exons ATGGTTATTGGCTTATTGCCCAAAGTTTTTTCCCAGCTCGCTG GTACCAAAGACGTTTGGTGTTGGAAGGCTACAAGCAACGGGAAGTACTCAACAAAATCAGCATATGCTTGCATTGAGGAACAAAGGGAAAGAAGTGTACAGGTACTTTTAATCAAGAACCATTTGGTTAAAGTTTGGGGGGCCGCTGCACCCCAAAAGGCGAAAGTTGGTGCCTGGAGAGCCTTGAGAAATCGATTGCCGACGTGTGACAACTTGAAAAGGAGGAATATCCCGTTGGACGAGGTCGATGCTGTGTGCAGCGCCTGCTTCCATCACAACGAGTCGGTAAATCATCTTCTTCTGAAATGTCCGAAGACAGAGATGGTGTGGGTCGAAATTCATAGGTGGATTGGAATTTCTACTGCGCAGCCACAGCTCATCAACATGCATTTCGAGTCATTCATAAACTTAGGCACGGGGAAGGAAAATGAGAAATTTCTTACGGCTCTTTGGATTTGCACCGTGTGGCAGCTGTGGAAGAAACGAAATGAGTGTAGGTTCGATGGCAAGGGGTGGGAGCCGAAGAATTTG AATAAGGATTTTGAGGGGCACAGCTTTGGTTTTGATGCATTTCTAAAGAAATGTGAATGCTAG
- the LOC131017313 gene encoding uncharacterized protein LOC131017313: MYGLNRLNSANHISAAAAVYPKRLLRTSISHSSPAATAGISDTRNSYARNSGKKLKELSRSVVMLTCDSSADGGVCNVYLVGSNHASPKSWEEVRAAVQFLKPEVVFLEFCSNREHILRREKIKVPTIREMVEMWKKNNKLSWIFYKWCFAKCMSRFNVEHTCGDFRAGNEEAKKYGAKVILGDRPQDITDQRYIAKTSIWQFLAFRIEGIPMKLPNEIRDKVINGKYDAHAWDRANQELSKSYPDWAEIYMHERDLYMAANILDVARKHKSVVAVVGKAHIPGIQKNWKQPVDVEQLLTIPIEKRTISVGKIISSIAGVAIVYGIYLSIKN, translated from the exons ATGTACGGATTAAACCGTCTCAATTCGGCCAATCacatctccgccgccgccgccgtatATCCGAAACGGTTGCTCAGAACAAGTATCAGTCACTCCTCTCCCGCAGCGACAGCCGGAATCAGTGATACCCGCAATAGTTATGCGAGGAATAGTGGAAAAAAGCTGAAGGAGCTCTCGAGGAGTGTGGTGATGCTCACTTGCGATTCATCTGCAGACGGCGGCGTCTGCAATGTTTATTTGGTCGGATCCAATCACGCTTCTCCG AAATCTTGGGAGGAAGTTAGGGCTGCGGTGCAATTCTTGAAACCTGAG GTTGTTTTCCTAGAATTTTGCTCTAATCGCGAACATATTCTTAGGCGTGAAAAAATTAAG GTTCCGACCATAAGAGAAATGGTggaaatgtggaaaaaaaataataaactttCTTGGATTTTTTACAAGTGGTGTTTTGCTAAG TGTATGAGTCGATTTAATGTTGAACATACCTGTGGAGATTTCCGGGCGGGAAATGAGGAAGCCAAGAAATATGGTGCCAAGGTTATACTTGGCGATCGACCACAAGAT aTTACAGATCAGAGGTATATTGCCAAGACGTCTATTTGGCAATTTCTCGCCTTTCGAATTGAAGGAATTCCCATGAAGTTACCAAATGAAATCCGGGATAAG GTGATCAACGGAAAGTATGATGCTCATGCGTGGGATCGAGCAAATCAAGAGTTATCCAAGAGCTATCCTGATTGGGCggaaatatatatgcatgagcGTGACCT ATATATGGCGGCCAATATACTAGATGTTGCCCGCAAGCATAAATCGGTGGTAGCTGTGGTGGGAAAGGCCCATATACCAGGAATCCAGAAGAACTGGAAACAACCTGTTGAC GTGGAGCAACTTCTTACCATACCAATTGAAAAAAGGACAATATCAGTGGGCAAGATAATTAGTTCTATCGCAGGGGTTGCCATAGTTTACGGCATTTATCTCTCCATCAAGAATTAG
- the LOC131018244 gene encoding uncharacterized protein LOC131018244 has translation MWFLRKGGQAMDSLYDLDFMSNTVPVILDNSKTWHHVLTTSMKLGSRGIAHVRGVSRTDLQQKKMYSNLLLINRTASPLSWFMECKDRNNRSSIMLPYSFLPSMAAKKLRDAAEKVIHCNLATFRPGRTLFIASNERTPGFFSPLSVRYKLAYSSNYSSLLDPIIENNYQLFMVERLIMMGAKSFIRTFKEDDTDLSLTDDPKKNTKIWQIPVYTREVGEGDNC, from the exons ATGTGGTTTCTGAGGAAGG GTGGGCAGGCAATGGATTCCCTGTATGATCTGGATTTCATGTCCAACACGGTGCCTGTGATTTTGGATAATTCGAAAACGTGGCACCATGTCCTTACTACAAGCATGAAACTGGGATCCAGAGGGATAGCACACGTGCGAGGAGTTAGTCGAACTGATCTCCAACAGAAAAAAATGTATTCAAATCTTCTACTCATAAATCGAACTGCCAGTCCACTCTCATG GTTCATGGAGTGCAAGGATCGGAACAACCGCAGTTCTATTATGTTGCCGTATTCCTTTCTTCCATCAATGGCTGCAAAGAAGCTACGAGATGCTGCGGAAAAGGTAATCCACTGCAATTTAGCTACTTTTCGCCCGGGTCGAACCCTCTTCATTGCATCCAATGAGAGGACTCCCGGCTTCTTTTCGCCCTTATCTGTGAG GTACAAATTGGCCTATTCATCAAATTACAGCAGTCTTTTGGATCCAATAATTGAGAACAATTACCAACTGTTCATGGTGGAGAGGCTTATTATGATGGGAGCCAAAAGCTTCATTCGAACGTTCAAAGAAGACGATACAGACCTCAGCCTCACAGATGATCCCAAAAAGAACACCAAAATATGGCAAATACCTGTTTATACCAGGGAAGTAGGGGAAGGAGACAACTGCTGA